One segment of Desulfovibrio sp. TomC DNA contains the following:
- the nadB gene encoding L-aspartate oxidase produces the protein MVYRMHANALVIGSGLAGLTAALSMADAGLEVIVLTSGEELDDGNSALAQGGIVYRGPDDSPQLLERDILTCGWRHNSVRAVKYLARRGPQVVKDVLIDRLELPFDHKGTSDDYHLGKEGGHSVARILHMADRTGRAIMEGLMAAVKANPNIKVLTRRTAVDLLTSNHHATLLEFKYQLQGQCLGAYVLNEVSGQVETILADFTVLATGGCGRLFLHTSNTRSAIGSALAMASRAFAKVMNVEYVQFHPTTLFHRAERRLLVTEALRGEGARLVNASGEPFMQRYDPRADLAPRDIVTRAILAEMLKTDQDCVYLDVATYVKDLEKHFPTVYTGCLQLGIDVTKQSIPVVPAAHYFCGGVLTDNTGRTTLERLYAAGECACTGLHGANRLASTSLLECLVWGWSAGQDIGKRAGSKTAIGRRLLDSIPDWVSPGSNRNEDPALIAQDWATIRNTMWNYVGINRSSSRLKRAFEDLRELNKHIHDFYRETPLSKAIVDLFHGCQAAYTITIAAMQNRRSLGCHYRVD, from the coding sequence ATGGTCTACCGTATGCACGCCAATGCCCTGGTCATCGGTTCCGGGCTGGCCGGTCTGACCGCCGCCCTGTCCATGGCCGACGCCGGCCTTGAAGTGATCGTGCTGACCTCGGGCGAGGAGCTCGACGACGGCAACAGCGCCCTGGCCCAGGGGGGCATCGTCTATCGCGGCCCGGACGACTCGCCCCAGCTCCTCGAACGCGACATTTTGACCTGCGGCTGGCGGCACAATTCCGTGCGGGCCGTCAAGTATCTGGCCCGGCGCGGCCCGCAGGTGGTCAAGGACGTGCTTATCGACCGGCTGGAGCTGCCCTTTGACCACAAAGGCACCAGCGACGACTACCACCTCGGCAAGGAAGGCGGCCATAGCGTGGCCCGCATCCTCCACATGGCCGACCGGACCGGCCGGGCCATCATGGAAGGGCTCATGGCCGCGGTCAAAGCCAATCCCAACATCAAGGTGCTCACCCGCCGCACGGCCGTCGATCTGCTGACCTCCAACCACCACGCCACGCTCCTGGAATTCAAATACCAGCTCCAGGGCCAATGCCTGGGGGCGTATGTCTTAAACGAAGTGTCGGGACAGGTGGAAACGATTCTGGCCGACTTCACCGTCCTGGCCACGGGCGGATGCGGCCGGCTGTTCCTGCACACCTCCAATACCCGCTCGGCCATTGGTTCGGCCCTGGCCATGGCCTCGCGCGCCTTTGCCAAAGTCATGAATGTGGAATACGTCCAGTTCCACCCAACGACCCTTTTTCACCGGGCCGAGCGCCGCTTGCTGGTCACCGAGGCCCTTCGCGGCGAAGGAGCGCGCCTGGTCAACGCCTCCGGCGAACCCTTCATGCAACGCTACGATCCCCGGGCCGATCTGGCCCCACGCGACATCGTCACCCGGGCCATCCTGGCCGAGATGCTCAAGACCGACCAGGACTGCGTCTATCTCGACGTCGCCACCTACGTCAAAGACCTGGAGAAACACTTCCCGACCGTCTATACGGGCTGTTTGCAGCTTGGCATCGACGTCACCAAGCAGTCCATCCCGGTCGTGCCGGCCGCCCACTATTTCTGCGGCGGCGTATTGACCGACAACACCGGCCGCACCACGCTTGAGCGCCTGTATGCTGCCGGCGAATGCGCCTGCACGGGTCTGCACGGGGCCAACCGTCTGGCCAGCACCTCGCTGCTCGAATGTCTGGTCTGGGGCTGGAGCGCCGGCCAGGACATCGGCAAGCGGGCCGGGTCCAAGACGGCCATCGGACGGCGGTTGCTCGACAGCATCCCGGACTGGGTCAGCCCCGGGTCCAATCGCAACGAAGACCCGGCCCTCATTGCCCAGGACTGGGCCACCATCCGTAATACCATGTGGAACTATGTGGGCATCAACCGGTCAAGTTCGCGGCTCAAACGCGCCTTCGAGGATTTGCGGGAGCTTAACAAGCACATCCATGACTTTTACCGCGAAACGCCCTTGAGCAAAGCCATCGTGGATCTCTTCCACGGCTGCCAGGCCGCCTATACCATCACCATCGCAGCCATGCAGAACCGGCGTTCACTCGGCTGCCACTACCGGGTGGACTAA
- a CDS encoding tetratricopeptide repeat protein, with the protein MRGLRFLACRLAGLAVMAALCGAVGPGPATAGGLDQAKAALTALSAEDYHEAVAQLTEAMDSNELPGEQVHLFLVARGYAKAALGEYNAAIEDYSKALDQKKGYVAALYNRGNAYFALHHYDLAINDYTKALEFDVKDARVLNNRGAAWFKKGNLQSSMANYSMAIEAAPDDPDLFLNRGKVYEALGEADKAREDFLQVKKLDPSAKTPLD; encoded by the coding sequence TTGAGGGGCCTTCGCTTTTTGGCCTGTCGTCTGGCCGGGCTTGCGGTCATGGCGGCTCTGTGCGGCGCTGTCGGTCCAGGCCCCGCAACCGCCGGCGGCCTGGATCAGGCCAAGGCCGCCCTTACGGCCCTTTCTGCCGAGGATTACCACGAGGCCGTGGCCCAGTTGACCGAGGCCATGGATTCCAATGAGTTGCCCGGCGAACAGGTGCACCTGTTTCTGGTCGCCCGGGGCTACGCCAAGGCTGCGCTTGGCGAATATAACGCAGCCATTGAAGACTATTCCAAGGCCTTGGACCAAAAAAAGGGCTATGTCGCAGCCCTTTACAATCGGGGCAATGCCTATTTTGCGCTCCATCATTACGATCTGGCGATAAACGACTACACCAAGGCCCTTGAGTTCGATGTCAAAGACGCCCGGGTTCTGAACAATCGCGGGGCCGCGTGGTTTAAAAAAGGCAATCTGCAAAGCTCCATGGCCAACTATTCCATGGCCATCGAAGCGGCTCCGGATGACCCCGACCTGTTTCTCAATCGCGGCAAGGTCTATGAGGCCCTGGGCGAGGCGGACAAGGCCCGGGAGGATTTTTTGCAGGTGAAAAAGCTCGACCCGTCGGCCAAAACCCCTCTCGATTGA
- a CDS encoding PilZ domain-containing protein has protein sequence MGAEKRRRSRVCAQFDAYVYIDGEKIPVSTQNISLKGALFCPEPRLAAGRDCTLVFGLAKDIKVRLKATIVRSSDEGVAIDFESMDESAFFHLRNMVRYSSEDADLIDKELEVPAFDLDTEGGAS, from the coding sequence ATGGGAGCAGAAAAACGTCGTCGCAGCCGGGTGTGCGCCCAGTTCGACGCTTATGTGTATATCGACGGTGAGAAAATTCCGGTCAGTACCCAGAATATCAGCCTCAAGGGCGCGCTTTTCTGTCCCGAACCGCGTCTTGCCGCCGGTCGGGATTGTACGCTGGTGTTCGGGTTGGCCAAGGACATCAAGGTGCGCCTCAAGGCCACCATTGTCCGCTCCAGCGATGAAGGCGTGGCCATTGATTTCGAGAGTATGGACGAGAGCGCTTTTTTCCATCTGCGCAACATGGTGCGCTATTCCTCCGAGGATGCGGACCTTATCGACAAGGAATTGGAAGTGCCGGCCTTTGATCTGGATACCGAAGGGGGCGCGTCTTGA
- a CDS encoding putative sensor domain DACNV-containing protein — MQVSTVPAPDPGPAGPLDLAARLCPNSTMLSEPGLVTLIETAYRASLKREEGRYPSFQLFSPLAGGPEPVLDLRFSPPQPYCLNTLHRLSPGIPPGPYAFVVKEGPEGLRTEGVARVEYSGFGALRGRIDYHGGTLFPGLSLYVCAPARMRAVLLSKDNPAVYLELREGQLTSCHDNAFSPVFLPLCRQAAMVLANGQDDPGALPSLVKATLARVFSLAVAAGHGGMFVFLPPGHQGACLTDGLLSPGVGVAWPNLGRVAQNLAAAGGNQAVHLEQWDTATRVTAHASCVDGAVILDAALSVLGFRIELLARDEDALPVCVSLSPESCEPAVTGAVDMAVFGTRHRSAARFCARLPGAVAVVVSQDGEMREFVRLPDGRVGVCGPLVPMSVSAPVA, encoded by the coding sequence ATGCAGGTATCCACAGTCCCCGCACCAGATCCCGGACCCGCCGGCCCCCTTGATCTGGCGGCCCGGCTTTGCCCCAATTCCACCATGCTTTCCGAGCCGGGTCTGGTCACGTTGATCGAAACCGCCTACCGGGCCAGCCTCAAGCGGGAGGAGGGACGCTATCCGTCGTTTCAGCTGTTTTCCCCCCTGGCCGGCGGCCCGGAACCGGTGCTCGACCTGCGCTTTTCCCCGCCCCAGCCCTATTGCCTCAATACCCTGCACCGCCTAAGCCCCGGCATCCCCCCCGGCCCCTACGCCTTTGTGGTCAAGGAAGGGCCGGAGGGACTTCGCACCGAGGGCGTGGCCCGGGTGGAATATTCCGGCTTTGGCGCGCTTCGCGGACGCATCGACTACCACGGCGGCACGCTGTTTCCTGGGTTGTCCCTGTATGTTTGCGCGCCGGCCCGGATGCGGGCGGTGCTGTTGTCCAAGGACAATCCGGCGGTCTACCTGGAACTGCGGGAAGGCCAGCTGACAAGTTGCCACGATAACGCTTTTTCCCCTGTCTTTTTGCCCCTTTGCCGTCAAGCCGCCATGGTTTTGGCCAACGGCCAGGACGATCCCGGGGCTTTGCCGAGTCTGGTCAAGGCCACCTTGGCCCGGGTTTTTTCCCTGGCCGTGGCTGCCGGGCACGGCGGCATGTTCGTCTTTCTGCCGCCCGGCCACCAAGGCGCCTGCCTCACAGACGGGCTGCTCTCCCCCGGCGTGGGGGTTGCCTGGCCCAACCTTGGCCGGGTGGCCCAGAATCTGGCCGCAGCCGGGGGCAATCAGGCCGTGCATCTGGAGCAGTGGGACACGGCCACCCGGGTGACGGCCCACGCCTCCTGCGTGGACGGAGCGGTGATTCTGGATGCGGCTTTGTCCGTGCTTGGTTTTCGCATCGAGTTGTTGGCCCGTGACGAGGACGCCCTGCCGGTGTGCGTCTCCCTGTCGCCGGAGTCCTGCGAACCTGCGGTAACGGGTGCGGTGGACATGGCCGTTTTCGGGACGCGGCATCGTTCGGCGGCCCGATTCTGCGCCCGGTTGCCGGGAGCCGTGGCCGTGGTGGTGTCCCAGGACGGCGAGATGCGGGAGTTTGTCCGACTTCCCGACGGCCGGGTGGGGGTGTGCGGGCCGCTCGTCCCCATGTCCGTTTCCGCTCCCGTGGCCTGA
- a CDS encoding glycerophosphodiester phosphodiesterase: protein MPVTLPRLVVAAALILTVFGVLVGEALAQSRAVVPIIIGHRGACGHRPEHTLASYELGIDLGADFIEPDLVATKDGILIARHENDISGTTDVATKFPDRKTQKSIDGREIEGFFTEDFTLAEIKTLRAKERLDFRDHSYDGQFTIPTFEEIIALVKRKEAATGRVIGLYPETKHPTYFRGIGLPLEGRLVEILDKNGYDKADSPVFIQSFEIQNLKDLHQMTKVRLVFLYDEPDMRPYDFVAANDKRTYADLLAPTALAEIAGFAQGIGPWKRLILKENPDKTLAAPNSVVADAHAAGLTVHPYTFRNETRYLAPDYAGDPVKEYVQFFTLGVDGVFSDFPDTAVAAREAFLSRQ from the coding sequence ATGCCTGTCACGCTGCCCCGGCTTGTTGTGGCCGCCGCCCTGATCCTGACCGTTTTTGGCGTTCTGGTCGGGGAGGCCCTGGCCCAGTCCCGTGCTGTCGTCCCCATCATTATCGGCCACCGGGGAGCCTGCGGCCATCGGCCCGAACACACGTTGGCCTCCTACGAGCTGGGTATCGACCTGGGAGCCGACTTCATCGAACCGGACCTGGTGGCCACCAAAGACGGCATCCTGATCGCCCGCCATGAAAACGACATTTCCGGCACCACGGACGTGGCCACAAAATTTCCGGATCGCAAAACCCAAAAGTCCATTGATGGCAGGGAAATCGAAGGATTTTTCACCGAAGACTTCACCCTGGCCGAGATCAAGACCCTGCGGGCCAAGGAACGGCTTGATTTTCGGGACCACAGCTACGACGGCCAATTCACCATCCCCACCTTCGAAGAAATCATCGCCCTGGTCAAACGCAAGGAAGCTGCAACCGGCCGGGTCATCGGCCTCTATCCCGAGACCAAGCACCCCACCTACTTTCGCGGCATTGGTCTGCCCCTGGAAGGTCGGCTGGTGGAAATTCTCGATAAAAACGGCTACGACAAGGCTGACTCACCGGTTTTCATCCAGTCCTTCGAGATACAAAACCTCAAGGATCTGCACCAGATGACCAAGGTCCGTCTGGTCTTTCTGTACGACGAACCGGACATGCGGCCCTATGATTTCGTCGCGGCCAATGACAAGCGCACCTACGCCGATCTGCTTGCCCCCACGGCCCTGGCTGAAATCGCCGGGTTCGCCCAGGGCATCGGTCCCTGGAAGCGGCTTATCCTCAAGGAAAACCCGGACAAGACCTTGGCGGCCCCAAACTCGGTTGTGGCCGATGCCCACGCCGCCGGACTCACCGTCCACCCCTACACCTTCCGCAACGAAACCCGGTATCTGGCCCCGGACTATGCCGGCGATCCCGTCAAGGAATACGTGCAGTTTTTTACGCTCGGCGTGGACGGGGTCTTCTCCGATTTCCCGGATACCGCCGTGGCCGCCCGCGAAGCGTTTCTAAGCCGTCAATAA